The proteins below come from a single Serpentinimonas raichei genomic window:
- the folP gene encoding dihydropteroate synthase, translating to MGILNLTPDSFSDGGQYLRPEAALRQAERLLAEGADVLDLGAESTRPGATPLPLADELQRLLPLLRELQRWQVPLSIDTYKPEAMQACLDLGADIINDVWALRHPAQHGPSAEAVLAQHPNCGVCLMHMHREPQTMQSAPMSGDVLPQVRDFLLGRAQALQARGVARARIVLDPGIGFGKTVAQNFALLARQRELLALGYPLLLGWSRKSSLGAVTGCEQAAERLPASVAAALLALERGASVLRVHDVAPTVQALKVWQAMRQQAG from the coding sequence ATGGGGATACTCAACCTCACACCCGATTCCTTCTCCGACGGCGGCCAGTACCTGCGGCCCGAGGCCGCCTTGCGCCAAGCCGAGCGCCTGCTGGCCGAAGGGGCCGATGTGCTCGATCTGGGGGCCGAGTCCACCCGGCCCGGTGCCACCCCGCTGCCGCTGGCCGACGAATTGCAGCGCCTGCTGCCGCTGCTGCGCGAGTTGCAGCGCTGGCAGGTGCCGCTTTCGATCGACACCTACAAGCCCGAGGCGATGCAAGCCTGCCTCGACTTGGGGGCCGACATCATCAACGACGTCTGGGCGCTGCGCCACCCGGCACAGCACGGCCCCAGCGCTGAGGCGGTGCTGGCGCAGCACCCCAACTGCGGCGTGTGCCTGATGCACATGCACCGCGAACCGCAAACTATGCAGAGCGCACCCATGAGTGGCGACGTGCTGCCTCAGGTGCGCGACTTTTTGCTGGGGCGCGCCCAAGCGCTGCAAGCGCGCGGGGTGGCGCGCGCGCGGATCGTGCTCGACCCCGGCATCGGCTTTGGCAAAACGGTGGCGCAAAACTTTGCCTTGCTGGCGCGCCAGCGCGAGCTGCTGGCGCTGGGCTACCCGCTGCTGCTGGGGTGGTCGCGCAAATCGTCGCTGGGCGCGGTCACGGGCTGTGAGCAAGCAGCCGAGCGCCTGCCCGCCAGCGTGGCCGCTGCGCTGCTGGCGCTCGAGCGCGGGGCCAGCGTTCTGCGCGTCCACGATGTGGCACCCACGGTGCAGGCGCTCAAGGTGTGGCAGGCGATGCGCCAGCAGGCTGGATAA